The sequence below is a genomic window from Phoenix dactylifera cultivar Barhee BC4 chromosome 8, palm_55x_up_171113_PBpolish2nd_filt_p, whole genome shotgun sequence.
ATTCGCTAGTACACATCACACAGCCAATGATGCATACTCATCGACTTTCTGATACATACTGCAAGCTTATTTGATACACATCTAGTAGTGATTCGATATACACTTTAGATATATCGATACATAGTTTTCTAGAATATGTTTTTTATCAGTACACACTATATGGTCAGGTGATACATACCAAGCAAATTAATCATTTCGTAAGCTAATACACACCTCTAgctaaattaatacataattttcagaatataatGCTCATGACTCATTAGTACCAATACATAGTTTCTTAGCTTTGTCTAACataagaaattatatatatatatatatatatatatatatatatatatcatttcttAAATTTTACAAACTATTAGGTGCAAAATGAATTTGGAGGAGAAAGAAACTAGAAAGGAGAATAAAGACCTCAAGGATGGGATAGACGACTTGATAAAGAAAAGGATAGATGAAGAGGCTGgataaggaagaaaaaaaattacagacGGTCTCTCTTTGTGGACAATCTCTTTTGGTGGATGTagtttcctttttttaaaattttttaaagttaTGGGATTAACAGAATCATTAGTAGGAGGATTTTCTATTCTTATTTGATTTTTAGGTTTTCTCTTTAAAATGGATGCTAGAGAAAACTTGGCAAAATAAAAGTCCTACCCTACCACGATATTCTATGGTGCTCGCtctatatgatttttgttcataTAAGTCAATGTGCATACACAACATTAATTTTTCGTAAGAGACTCGGAGGTTTCATGAAGTTTTTGTCATCCACCATTTAAAGGAAAAGCAATAGGCAGATTGGCAAGTGAATGATTTTTCTGTTTCTCCTTGAAGCCCATTTAGTTGCTTCTTTAGCTACTAGAGGTTGCAGTAACTTGGGTTTCTGAATGCTAAGTCCATGGCGTTGAACGTAACTTGCAAACAGTTACCAACATAAGATTAGGGGGAATCCTGTATTACTCAAACTGATCCAACCTATAGTTAGAACCTGTACTGGGAGAGAACTAGCCCCAGTTGATCTCTAAACAAAGCTGCCAGACTTGGGCCAATACCTTACATGTTCAATTTAATTGAGGTCACGGTTTTAAGCAGTGTGGCACCATGCAAAATTGAACGCGATTTTACTTAAATCAGCTGAGCCCATAGAAGCTGGTCCGTGTGGGACAGGACACGAGACACTTGATTTCACCGGGCACTAGCAGTTTCATCTTTCATGCTAAACATGAATTAGGACTAGATCAGTACTTTTGAAGACGTAATTGTCTCCAAATTGGTGATGCCCACGCTTTTTAGTGTTCTTCAAGTCTAAACATCCGTTTTTAAAATAAACCAGGTTCCGGTGAAACAGCCAATTTGAAACAAGGGCTTACAAGCACCAGACGCTAAGATATTTGCTACAAGCTCGTCCAAGTCAAACTTGACAAGCACGCGTCCATTCATAAGATGCAAGATACTCCTCAACTAGTGAGGACTAATATAAATAACTCAATTGTGAACTATCTGAATAGAACGTCAACAAGCCGTTCACATAACATTTATGCAAGCCCAAGTGCCCATACAGAGATTACCGCAACAATATAGAACTCGAAAGGCATAAGCAGATAACATTGTAAAGCAGCACACTAAGCATTCCAGCGACAATAAACCACTTAAACAGAGAAAAGTTTTGGGCTAGCACTACTCCATCAATACCTTTACATTCCCTCTACTAGTACCAGGAGTCTATGACCAGCCAAAAACAAAGTCAAGAATATAGACGATCACCAGAGACAATGGGTATAACAGGTATGCGATGAAGCATGTCCAGAGTGGGAATTTGGTGCGGAAGCTGGTGAACAGTCCCATCActatgcaaacaacaagaataACCAGCACTTCAGCAGAGAAGTCCCAAGTCAAGTGTCTCAGATAAACAAGGGCCAAGAACACAGCCAAGCAGAGCGTGTTGTTCATGGTCACTCCACCATATATCTGCAGCAGTTAAAAGCAAGTAATTTCAACACAACTCAATACTGAATTTCAATGATCAATGAGTGtacacatttatttatttattattatttgcaGCTGAATTGTATCTACTATGTGGTCTGGACCAGCTGGGAAATCACCaataaagacaaaaaaaaggCATCCCAGTGCATGAGACTCTCAGCACTGCATAGTCTGGGGAGGGTCAGATGCACGCAACTTAAACCCTGCATGCCGGGGGGCTGTTTTCATATTTCCAACCTATGACACCTaggtcacaatgaagcaaccttACCATTCCGTCCAAGGCCGACCCTTGTCAACAGTAAAAATTTGCTGCCGACAATGGAAGTTTATCTTCTCACATAGCCTGGATGATGAAGTAGATGGGGAAGAAGATATTTGTGATTCTAGATACTAATATTACAATCACTAAGGGAATCTGAAATTGTCCAAAAGAACAGAATGCATGAAGCAATACATGCTGAAGGAGAAGCTCAGATGATAATTGATGAAAATCTGTTAGAGTATGGTAATATTCAATATAGAAGGCATTCTGAGATAGTCATCTACATAGGTTACAGGAATGAAATCTTAACATGTTTAACTGaaaaatcataatgatttaGGTGATTAAGAACAAACCTCGGAGAATGTCAGTGACGAAGTTCTTTGCTTCTTTCGACTGGCAAAAATAATTGCTGAGACAGCCTCGCTGGAGTTAGTAGCCAAAGGCATTGCAATGAAAGAGATAAAGAAAGAAGGTATGTTTGTAGCAAGTGAAAAATTGTCAACAGCATCTACAAGAGGATCAGCAAATACAGCTGCAATAACAGTTCCCAGCAGCAAAAGTAAGACAGCCTTCAAGCATGTCCAAGTAGGATTATCGATACTTTCTACCGCCTCATCACTTTTATCAATTAACATGTTATGTTCTTCCTTCGTTTTCTGCAAAATTGTAGGCATTGAAGTACAGGTTATACTTGCAAGTTTTGTGAGTCATCATATAATGCTTTCTTGGACATATATTATGGAGCAGCTTACCATATGAaagtcatgcaagaatctttgtGAGTAAGCACCAGAAGTTGTTACAATGGTACGTTTTGCCTCATTAATCCATTTTTTGATTCCTTCAACAAACTCATCTTCCTCAATAAAAGCATTATGAGATGTATCGAATTCTAGCATTACTTTTTCTACAGCATCATCCCTATCCAAGTCTATTTCTTCAAACTGGATTCCTATGATAAGTGCTCTTAACTCCTTAGATGATATTATCCCATCTGAATTCAAATCTAATCTGTGAAACAACCTGCAATGAAACATAATGGTGGGGATAAATAACAGATTACAAAttatgaaaatagataaaatgcATGACAAAAACTAACTTTCTTATAACATCCCCATCAGGATTTCCATTATCATCAAGAAGCCGTCCAAGGGATTGCATCTGAGCATGTCTCAGAATTCCTGATATTACATGTTTATGCTTTGCATACGCTAGTCTTCTCCTTTGAATCCATGGCTGAAAGATCTGGTCCAACATATATAAAAACACATGAGGAAAAAGAACGAGGATATGGCCTTTTCAATACAGTACACTTGCTTTCTGTATCTTGCACTATCATAATGACATAGGCAAAGGAATATTAGATACACGATATGCAGTGGAGAATATTTGTTATATTGGATcgcaaaaattcaaatttaggaGGAAGGACGTACTTGATACAACTTGAGGGATATAGCTCTTTTCTGATCCTTATGTTTGTTTAATATCTTTCTTAGAGTAGGCTAATTTGCATGTTCAACTTGGTGTGTTAATGTGCTGAGATGCCTATTTGAATAAAACAAACATCCTTTGGAATGGCAACGGCATAAATTTAACCAATCCAGCAATTTAACCGAGTAAAGATTCTTATCTTGGGTTATTCCTGATCAATGTTTATTCTTTACTAAACGCTTGTTGGCAGAACCTCTCTTAAGAGGATCATATTTAGCTCTGCAAGAGAACATAATCTTTCAAAAGAGAAATGCaactgaaaaaattatataGGATAACATAATAGCAGCATGTTCATACAGCTAACCAAACTTTGTAGTTAAAACCTTGGTTAATGCATACTGATAGCAAGTGATGAATAAGATGATAAGGTTCATGGTTACATGTGATAAATTGAGCAGATGATACAGGCAATCAGAAAGTAAATGTGCAACAAACAATAAGAAAGAGCAAAACTGCCACATACTGTCCTGAAAGAAATTTAAAAACTCCAGTAAGTGTAAAAATAATTGGAATAGCAGTATAGCCACAATCCTTGCAGGATATCTGATTTGTTGACCATGTCAACGAACAATATCTTAAGTTAATGGCATGGAAATAAGAATCAAAACTTCCTAGTATAGGCAATCAAGAAAAATACATTTAACAAGGAATCTTATTAACATCATGTCTACTACAAAGTAACAACCACACTGTTTAAATGGTCAATAAACGCACAAAGATAGTGGATGATGAATAAGCCATCGAGGTTTACAGTAAACATGAGACAAATGCAGTACCTGATACAAGCAATAGGAAAGCACAAGTGCAGCCGAAGCAATGAGAGCAAACAAGACTGCTAAGCGCTGTCCTGAAGGAAACTTGAAAATTTTTGGTAGTTGAACAATAATAAATGGAACAATAGATATGGCCATTATCCTTGCAGCATAGCTAGTTTGTAGATCAGTTGAAATGCCAGACCCTGTGAAGAGTTTGAAATCCACGGTTTTAGTGCACAGAATTGATAAAACGCTACACCCTTGAAAATTAAATATGCAAAGTTACTTATATAATGATCACCTACATGTAACTCCCATAAGATAGATCATTAATAAATATAAGTTCATGAGAAAATGGAAtagaatcaattcaaaagaacaaaCCTACCAAGGAACAAACAAATGATGAATTTTGAAAAGGAGTGCACAGAATCATTGAGGACAGTGTTTAGTATTCATTTCCAGGAACAAAATTCACTGATGTTTGTCCAGCAGTTTTAGACAACAAGTTTTTTTCACCATATATTTTTCGATTatcttatttcattgaaaaggaAATCATCCTAACTCTTATTTAGAGCTTGCCCATATGGGTCCCAAGCAACCTCTAATTTCCTTCTTAGAAAATAACCATGTCACATCCATATGTAGTAAGATATCATGTACCATAACCAACAAGCCATATCGGATATATATAAACTTGATAGGATAGGAAACCAAGGTCCGCTGTAACGAccataccgacgtaccggtagGCACGGGTACCGGTATGGTACCGGTACCATACCGAACCGAACCGGTATTGTACCGGTTCGGCTGTCTCGggccaaaagccaaaaaaaaatttgaggtcGGTACGAGCcggtcggtaccggccggtaccgaccggtacgggttGCGAATAGTCGGAACCGAAAAAAATAGCAGTACCGTACTGGTTCtgtccggtaccggtacgtaCTGGCCCGTACCGATCGGCATGGCAGACCATGTATGAAACACAATAATGTGCCAGTGCAAGCATCTTTTGCCCATCAACAAGGGAGCTAACCATTCCACCGTGCTCAGACGATACCGATGATGCAGCCATGAGTACGATACTCATTTCCTAAGATTATTATTTCATCTATGTGACTTTGTTCGAATGTAACTACATCAATTCACAGAATGCAACTGCTTCTTTCCAACACCAAGGTCAATGCATGGCAATAATATCTGCAGCTTTATGAACATAATGCATGAGATTAACTATGCATGTAATTCCAAAATTTTCATTAATAATGCCTGAGTACTGTCTGATACATGGCAAAAACTCTTATGGAACAAAAACTCTTGGTGGACATAGGTCCACCTAGGCAGTGGCATGAAGTTATTGTTCTTGCTAGCTGAGGTCCACCTAGGCAGTGGCATGAAGTTATTGTTCTTGAGTATACAGAGCTCTATTCTGTTGCTTGATGCTTCTTTACAGGAGAGTAAACAGGTTAGAATTAGTTGGAGACGACCCAAACTCAAACCTGATAGAGTTAGCATGAAATAATGAATCCAGAtctgatataaaaaaaaaagacccaaTCTAACATAAATCAATGTTCAAATTAGATCATATTCAATTAATCACAATTTTTTGACATATTACAGTATTGAGGAGAAAACTAAATAATGTGACATATTAGCATCTATGCTGAAAAATATCAAGATCAGAAGCTATTCCTTGATAACCAAAGAAAAGCATGTTTTCAAATAAATAGAGGCGAAACATACCGAATAGACTAAAACCTTTTGTATCTTGCAAATCTATTGAAGTTGAATTCTCTGAAAGGTCACATTTGCCAACAACAACACAAGAACCCCAAAGTAATGTTAGAAGCATGACAGTTGATCCAGCAAGCAATCCCATCCCAATCAAGACCTGATTTTGGGCAGTCTCTTTACTCCCAGAAAGTCCAGATACTGTAAAGGATTATGGACACAATAGATTAGATGCAGCTAACATATCCACATA
It includes:
- the LOC103703017 gene encoding sodium/calcium exchanger NCL1; protein product: MAKRPDAFPPPLLLLSLLLLLLAGRGAHGRLISTSAAAAADEEEHLISDGVTRDGATRSDPVLLLRRSAGYSRLFSAEECEQTYGFLPCTTTVVGNLFLAVAYGFLMFKGATYLSTGSELLLEILGPGIVGGLFLPILGALPDAMLILVSGLSGSKETAQNQVLIGMGLLAGSTVMLLTLLWGSCVVVGKCDLSENSTSIDLQDTKGFSLFGSGISTDLQTSYAARIMAISIVPFIIVQLPKIFKFPSGQRLAVLFALIASAALVLSYCLYQIFQPWIQRRRLAYAKHKHVISGILRHAQMQSLGRLLDDNGNPDGDVIRKLFHRLDLNSDGIISSKELRALIIGIQFEEIDLDRDDAVEKVMLEFDTSHNAFIEEDEFVEGIKKWINEAKRTIVTTSGAYSQRFLHDFHMKTKEEHNMLIDKSDEAVESIDNPTWTCLKAVLLLLLGTVIAAVFADPLVDAVDNFSLATNIPSFFISFIAMPLATNSSEAVSAIIFASRKKQRTSSLTFSEIYGGVTMNNTLCLAVFLALVYLRHLTWDFSAEVLVILVVCIVMGLFTSFRTKFPLWTCFIAYLLYPLSLVIVYILDFVFGWS